From the genome of Ziziphus jujuba cultivar Dongzao chromosome 6, ASM3175591v1, one region includes:
- the LOC107430268 gene encoding WAT1-related protein At5g47470 isoform X1 — MRQKKNFKKKKARAKETKIENQKGVFVWNTKLDWCLVEKKRKNKRIRKLILESMKWEVIEDVAMIGGLVGVQFVYAGNSLLLSYLMSLGLSPFTIVIFSTFATFLILSPVAVYFERSKWPRELTLKLMIQLALISFGGVTLFQSLFLKGIKLTSPAMATAMPNLAPGLIFIIACTVRLERINFNCLYSKVKIVGTLLCVLGALTMSIMHSVTAPPSKEAQYMATPPPNVIFDKSKIIGCLYLLAAVFVLSSNVVLQAFTLGDFPAPISLCAITSLIGVFITGAVQLFQDHKFEIGLPFVSVGDMIGYSVLGGAVSGACVSFNGWAMKKRGPVLVSMFNPISTLCSVILSVVTLGDTVSLGSLAGMFLMFTGLYFVLWAKGKEGYGNGFESEFDAEKPLLS; from the exons atgagacaaaaaaaaaattttaaaaaaaaaaaggcaagagcaaaagaaacaaaaatagagAACCAAAAGGGAGTATTTGTTTGGAACACCAAGTTGGATTGGTGTTTggtggaaaagaaaaggaaaaacaaaaggattagaaaattaatattggAGTCGATGAAGTGGGAGGTGATAGAAGATGTGGCAATGATAGGAGGGTTGGTAGGGGTGCAATTTGTGTATGCTGGGAATTCATTGTTGTTAAGTTATCTAATGTCTCTTGGTCTAAGTCCCTTCACCATTGTCATCTTCTCTACTTTTGCCACATTCCTCATCCTATCTCCGGTCGCCGTCTATTTCGAAAG GAGTAAATGGCCAAGGGAACTAACTTTGAAGCTGATGATTCAGCTGGCGTTAATATCCTTTGGGGG GGTAACTTTATTCCAATCCCTATTCCTCAAGGGAATCAAGTTAACATCACCAGCAATGGCAACAGCCATGCCAAATCTTGCTCCAGGgcttatttttataattgcaTGCACcgtaag ATTAGAgagaataaattttaattgcttATATAGCAAAGTGAAGATTGTAGGGACTTTGCTGTGTGTGTTAGGCGCTCTCACAATGAGCATAATGCACAGCGTCACAGCACCACCCTCAAAAGAGGCTCAATATATGGCAACTCCACCACCGAATGTTATCTTCGACAAGTCGAAGATCATCGGCTGCTTGTATCTGCTCGCCGCAGTCTTCGTTTTATCCTCCAATGTTGTCTTGCAG gCTTTCACGTTGGGTGATTTTCCTGCACCAATATCGTTGTGCGCCATAACATCCTTGATCGGGGTATTCATAACTGGAGCTGTGCAGCTATTTCAAGACCATAAGTTTGAAATTGGTTTGCCATTTGTGAGCGTTGGAGACATGATTGGCTATTCTGTTCTG GGAGGTGCAGTAAGCGGGGCATGTGTGAGCTTCAACGGGTGGGCGATGAAGAAAAGAGGGCCAGTTCTAGTTTCCATGTTTAACCCCATTTCCACTCTCTGCTCTGTCATTCTCTCAGTTGTCACCTTAGGAGACACCGTTAGTTTAGGAAG TCTTGCTGGAATGTTCCTCATGTTTACCGGGCTTTACTTCGTGCTGTGGGCAAAAGGGAAAGAAGGATATGGCAATGGCTTTGAAAGTGAGTTCGACGCAGAGAAGCCTCTCTTAAGttga
- the LOC107430268 gene encoding WAT1-related protein At5g47470 isoform X2, with the protein MRQKKNFKKKKARAKETKIENQKGVFVWNTKLDWCLVEKKRKNKRIRKLILESMKWEVIEDVAMIGGLVGVQFVYAGNSLLLSYLMSLGLSPFTIVIFSTFATFLILSPVAVYFERSKWPRELTLKLMIQLALISFGGVTLFQSLFLKGIKLTSPAMATAMPNLAPGLIFIIACTVRLERINFNCLYSKVKIVGTLLCVLGALTMSIMHSVTAPPSKEAQYMATPPPNVIFDKSKIIGCLYLLAAVFVLSSNVVLQAFTLGDFPAPISLCAITSLIGVFITGAVQLFQDHKFEIGLPFVSVGDMIGYSVLGGAVSGACVSFNGWAMKKRGPVLVSMFNPISTLCSVILSVVTLGDTVSLGSLAGMFLMFTGLYFVLWAKGKEGYGNGFEKQNHDGGSR; encoded by the exons atgagacaaaaaaaaaattttaaaaaaaaaaaggcaagagcaaaagaaacaaaaatagagAACCAAAAGGGAGTATTTGTTTGGAACACCAAGTTGGATTGGTGTTTggtggaaaagaaaaggaaaaacaaaaggattagaaaattaatattggAGTCGATGAAGTGGGAGGTGATAGAAGATGTGGCAATGATAGGAGGGTTGGTAGGGGTGCAATTTGTGTATGCTGGGAATTCATTGTTGTTAAGTTATCTAATGTCTCTTGGTCTAAGTCCCTTCACCATTGTCATCTTCTCTACTTTTGCCACATTCCTCATCCTATCTCCGGTCGCCGTCTATTTCGAAAG GAGTAAATGGCCAAGGGAACTAACTTTGAAGCTGATGATTCAGCTGGCGTTAATATCCTTTGGGGG GGTAACTTTATTCCAATCCCTATTCCTCAAGGGAATCAAGTTAACATCACCAGCAATGGCAACAGCCATGCCAAATCTTGCTCCAGGgcttatttttataattgcaTGCACcgtaag ATTAGAgagaataaattttaattgcttATATAGCAAAGTGAAGATTGTAGGGACTTTGCTGTGTGTGTTAGGCGCTCTCACAATGAGCATAATGCACAGCGTCACAGCACCACCCTCAAAAGAGGCTCAATATATGGCAACTCCACCACCGAATGTTATCTTCGACAAGTCGAAGATCATCGGCTGCTTGTATCTGCTCGCCGCAGTCTTCGTTTTATCCTCCAATGTTGTCTTGCAG gCTTTCACGTTGGGTGATTTTCCTGCACCAATATCGTTGTGCGCCATAACATCCTTGATCGGGGTATTCATAACTGGAGCTGTGCAGCTATTTCAAGACCATAAGTTTGAAATTGGTTTGCCATTTGTGAGCGTTGGAGACATGATTGGCTATTCTGTTCTG GGAGGTGCAGTAAGCGGGGCATGTGTGAGCTTCAACGGGTGGGCGATGAAGAAAAGAGGGCCAGTTCTAGTTTCCATGTTTAACCCCATTTCCACTCTCTGCTCTGTCATTCTCTCAGTTGTCACCTTAGGAGACACCGTTAGTTTAGGAAG TCTTGCTGGAATGTTCCTCATGTTTACCGGGCTTTACTTCGTGCTGTGGGCAAAAGGGAAAGAAGGATATGGCAATGGCTTTGAAA AACAAAACCATGATGGTGGGAGTAGATAA